The following proteins come from a genomic window of Ictalurus furcatus strain D&B chromosome 26, Billie_1.0, whole genome shotgun sequence:
- the pnpla6 gene encoding patatin-like phospholipase domain-containing protein 6 isoform X11: MLADLHVTACCMMPRALPCVCLAALVVHGPVVCSTTVKMGQGTSGPESQEPSEQEGFANRKTFVEDQLQTSMMVGIVLGAGIAIVLIATFIFFVLRRIHLRNLAAQEAPKYRFRKRDKVLFYGRKIMRKVSQSTSSLVGTSSSSSSRPRLKKKQKMLNIAKKILRFKKEVPTLQMKEPPPSVLEADLTEFDVANSHLPSEVLYMLKNVRVLGHFEKPLFLELCKHMVFLQFQQGEYVFRPAQPDSSIYVVQDGKLELCLTGQDGKDGVVKEVFPGDSVHSLLSILDVITGHQRPYRTVSARAAEVSTVLRLPVEAFLSIFEKYPESLVRVVQIIMVRLQRVTVLALHNYLGLTNELFCHMFFSQEMQPLRLPVLSPHANRTSPVRHSKRFSSLTVPEEQREAAVRDANAVDHGKEGSTIPTLSRAISMPVDIAGMQKGLRSDFDMAYERGRISVSAEDGTPTAPTFTREQRERRVTVDEVPSGVYLYPEEEVSTENVYGPLPGRSSATLFEEAQKEFLKLMKIEDAALLNGRVTLHHAKAGAVLARQGDQDVSLHFVLSGCLHVYQRMIDKQEDVCLFVTQPGEMVGQLAVLTGEPLIFTVRALRDCTFLRISKSDFYEIMREQPSVVLSAAHTVAMRMSPFVRQMDFAIDWMAVEAGRALYRQDDQSDCTYIVLNGRLRSVIRKANGKKELVGEYGRGDLIGVVEALTRQPRATTVHAVRDTELVKLPEGTLNNIKRRYPQVVTRLIHLLGQKILGNLQQPRGPFSGSALGLPSMPSSPDVTNPASNLSTVAVLPVCDEVPINAFNLELSHALSAIGPTLLLTSDIIKERLGASALDSIHEYRLSGWLAQQEDINRIVLYQTDSTMTPWTQRCIRQADCILIVGLGDQEPTLGQLEQMLENTAVRALKQLVLLHREDGPGPSRTVEWLNMRSWCSGHLHLKCPRRVFSRRSPSRLREMYEKVFEKTADRHSDFSRLARVLTGNSIALVLGGGGARGCSHVGVIKAMEEAGIPIDLVGGTSIGSFIGALYAEERSAVRVKQRAREWSKAMNSVFKTVLDLTYPITSMFSGSAFNTSISNVFEDKQVEDLWLPYFNVTTDITASSMRVHKDADIARNIGAKTVIAIDVGSQDETDLCNYGDSLSGWWLLWKRINPWAEKVKVPDMAEIQSRLAYVSCVRQLEVVKKSGYCEYIRPPIDRFKTMDFGKFDEIYEIGYQHGKLLFTGWARGDIIENMLKDHRSADYTDSKKTDSCTCPSADFTDLAEIVSRIEPVQSYVAADAEESDGLTEYEEDGMDTVREEEGEEEEDEADDPEDHSPGDWGANDIFQSDEEKSVRQRRKNPSESNTCSELSDC; this comes from the exons ATGTTGGCTGATTTGCATGTAACGGCATGTTGCATGATGCCCCGTGCCTtaccgtgtgtgtgtcttgcagCGCTAGTTGTTCATGGACCAGTTGTGTGCAGTACCACTGTTAAAATGGGACAGGGCACCTCGGGACCAGAGTCCCAAGAACCATCAGAG caGGAGGGATTTGCAAATAGAAAGACATTTGTGGAGGACCAGCTTCAGACCAGCATG ATGGTGGGAATAGTGCTTGGTGCTGGCATCGCCATCGTCCTCATCGCCACCTTCATCTTCTTTGTGCTGCGCAGGATTCACCTTCGGA ACCTCGCGGCTCAAGAAGCCCCCAAATACCGCTTCCGCAAGAGAGACAAAGTTTTATTCTATGGCAGGAAGATCATGAGGAAAGTCTCTCAGTCCACCTCGTCTCTAGTCGGAACGTCATCGTCGTCTTCCTCCCGTCCGAGACTGAAGAAGAAACAGAAGATGCTCAACATTGCCAAAAA GATCCTGCGCTTTAAGAAGGAGGTGCCCACCCTGCAGATGAAGGAGCCTCCTCCCTCAGTGCTAGAGGCTGATCTGACGGAGTTTGATGTTGCCAACTCGCACCTACCCTCAGAAGTGCTCTACATGCTGAAGAACGTGCG tgtattaGGCCACTTTGAGAAGCCATTGTTTCTGGAGCTGTGTAAGCACATGGTGTTCCTGCAGTTCCAGCAGGGCGAGTATGTCTTCAGACCCGCACAACCGGACAGCAGCATCTATGTAGTGCAGGACGGCAAACTGGAGCTCTGTCTTACTGgtcag gaTGGGAAGGATGGAGTGGTTAAAGAGGTTTTTCCAGGAGATTCGGTTCATAGTCTACTGAGCATTCTTGATGTCATCACA GGTCACCAGAGGCCGTATCGGACGGTGTCTGCCAGAGCTGCAGAGGTGTCCACAGTCCTGCGTCTGCCTGTCGAGGCTTTCCTGTCCATCTTTGAGAAGTATCCAGAGAGTTTAGTGCGTGTGGtgcag aTCATCATGGTGAGGCTGCAGAGAGTGACTGTCCTGGCTTTACACAACTACCTAGGCCTCACTAATGAGCTCTTCTGTCAT ATGTTCTTTTCGCAGGAGATGCAGCCGCTGCGCTTACCCGTGCTCTCTCCACACGCCAACCGCACCAGCCCTGTACGCCACAGCAAACGCTTCAGCAGCCTCACTGTGCCCGAGGAGCAGCGGGAGGCCGCCGTCCGAGACGCCAATG CAGTGGATCATGGGAAGGAAGGCAGCACCATCCCGACCCTGAGCAGGGCTATCTCCATGCCTGTGGACATTGCTG GCATGCAAAAGGGCCTGCGTTCAGATTTCGACATGGCATATGAGAGGGGCCGGATTTCTGTGTCTGCCGAGGATGGAACACCCACAGCACCCACGTTTACACgg gagcaGCGAGAGAGAAGAGTAACAGTAGATGAGGTGCCGTCGGGCGTGTACCTGTACCCCGAGGAGGAAGTGAGCACAGAGAACGTTTACGGCCCGTTGCCAGGACGATCCAGCGCCACCCTGTTCGAGGAGGCTCAGAAGGAGTTTCTGAAACTAATGAAAATCGAG GACGCTGCACTGCTGAATGGACGAGTGACCTTGCATCATGCCAAAGCAGGCGCTGTCCTGGCCAGACAGGGAGACCAG GACGTGAGTCTTCATTTCGTGTTGTCCGGCTGCCTGCACGTGTATCAGCGTATGATTGACAAGCAGGAGGACGTGTGCCTGTTCGTGACGCAGCCGGGTGAGATGGTGGGTCAGCTGGCCGTACTGACCGGAGAGCCGCTCATCTTCACCGTCCGCGCGCTCCGCGACTGCACCTTCCTCAGGATCTCCAAATCTGATTTCTATGA GATCATGAGGGAGCAGCCCAGTGTGGTCCTGAGTGCAGCTCACACTGTGGCCATGCGTATGTCTCCATTTGTAAGGCAGATGGACTTCGCCATCGACTGGATGGCTGTGGAGGCCGGACGTGCTCTCTACAG gCAGGACGATCAGTCTGATTGTACCTACATCGTGCTGAACGGTCGTCTGCGCTCCGTCATCCGGAAGGCGAACGGAAAGAAGGAGCTGGTAGGGGAGTACGGTAGAGGAGATCTCATCGGGGTG GTCGAGGCTTTGACCAGGCAGCCACGGGCAACAACGGTTCACGCAGTCCGAGACACGGAACTGGTGAAACTTCCAGAAGGAACACTAAACAACATTAAGAGACGTTATCCTCAG GTTGTTACTCGGCTGATCCATTTGTTGGGCCAGAAGATCCTAGGAAACCTTCAGCAGCCCCGTGGACCTTTCTCAG GTTCAGCTCTGGGTTTGCCCAGCATGCCATCCAGCCCTGATGTCACCAACCCAGCCAGTAACCTCTCCACTGTGGCTGTGCTTCCTGTTTGCGACGAAGTGCCAATCAATGCCTTTAACCTGGAGCTCAGTCACGCTCTCAGTGCCATAG gaccCACTTTGCTTCTAACGAGTGATATTATCAAAGAGAGACTTGGAGCTTCTGCTTTAGATAG CATTCATGAGTACAGGTTATCAGGCTGGTTGGCCCAGCAGGAGGACATCAATCGTATAGTTCTGTATCAGACAGACAGCACGATGACTCCCTGGACCCAGCGCTGCATCAGACAAGCTGACTGCATCCTTATTGTTGGCCTCGGGGACCAGGAGCCCACTCTTGGACAG CTGGAGCAGATGTTGGAGAACACGGCAGTGCGGGCTCTGAAGCAGCTGGTCCTGCTGCACCGTGAAGACGGCCCAGGTCCCTCTAGAACCGTGGAGTGGCTGAACATGCGTAGCTGGTGTTCTGGTCATCTTCATCTCAAATGTCCGCGTAGAGTGTTCTCACGCAGGAGCCCCAGCAGACTG aggGAGATGTATGAGAAAGTGTTTGAGAAGACGGCAGACAGACACAGTGATTTTTCCCGTCTGGCCCGAGTCCTCACAGGAAACAGCATTGCTCTGgtactaggaggaggaggagctag GGGCTGCTCGCATGTGGGCGTGATCAAAGCCATGGAGGAGGCGGGGATTCCTATCGATTTAGTGGGTGGGACTTCTATCGGCTCTTTCATCGGTGCATTGTACGCGGAGGAGAGGAGTGCTGTTCGTGTGAAGCAGCGAGCGAGAGAGTGGTCAAAG GCGATGAACTCCGTGTTTAAAACTGTGCTAGATCTAACCTATCCCATCACCTCCATGTTCTCTGGCTCCGCCTTCAACACCAGCATTTCCAACGTGTTTGAAGACAAGCAAGTTGAG GACTTGTGGCTGCCTTATTTCAACGTGACCACCGACATCACAGCATCTTCAATGCGGGTACATAAAGATG CGGACATTGCACGCAATATCGGAGCCAAAACGGTCATCGCCATCGATGTGGGCAGCCAGGACGAAACCGACCTGTGTAACTATGGCGACAGCCTGTCTGGCTGGTGGTTGCTTTGGAAACGGATCAACCCGTGGGCGGAGAAAGTTAAG GTACCTGACATGGCTGAGATCCAGTCCCGACTGGCGTACGTGTCGTGCGTCCGGCAGCTGGAGGTGGTCAAAAAGAGTGGCTACTGCGAGTACATCCGGCCGCCCATCGACCGCTTCAAGACCATGGACTTTGGCAAATTTGACGAAATCTAT GAAATCGGCTACCAACACGGGAAACTGTTGTTTACCGGCTGGGCACGTGGTGACATCATAGAGAACATGCTGAAAGATCACCGCT
- the pnpla6 gene encoding patatin-like phospholipase domain-containing protein 6 isoform X2 — MLADLHVTACCMMPRALPCVCLAALVVHGPVVCSTTVKMGQGTSGPESQEPSEQEGFANRKTFVEDQLQTSMMVGIVLGAGIAIVLIATFIFFVLRRIHLRNLAAQEAPKYRFRKRDKVLFYGRKIMRKVSQSTSSLVGTSSSSSSRPRLKKKQKMLNIAKKILRFKKEVPTLQMKEPPPSVLEADLTEFDVANSHLPSEVLYMLKNVRVLGHFEKPLFLELCKHMVFLQFQQGEYVFRPAQPDSSIYVVQDGKLELCLTGQDGKDGVVKEVFPGDSVHSLLSILDVITGHQRPYRTVSARAAEVSTVLRLPVEAFLSIFEKYPESLVRVVQIIMVRLQRVTVLALHNYLGLTNELFCHMFFSQEMQPLRLPVLSPHANRTSPVRHSKRFSSLTVPEEQREAAVRDANAVDHGKEGSTIPTLSRAISMPVDIAGMQKGLRSDFDMAYERGRISVSAEDGTPTAPTFTREQRERRVTVDEVPSGVYLYPEEEVSTENVYGPLPGRSSATLFEEAQKEFLKLMKIEDAALLNGRVTLHHAKAGAVLARQGDQDVSLHFVLSGCLHVYQRMIDKQEDVCLFVTQPGEMVGQLAVLTGEPLIFTVRALRDCTFLRISKSDFYEIMREQPSVVLSAAHTVAMRMSPFVRQMDFAIDWMAVEAGRALYRQDDQSDCTYIVLNGRLRSVIRKANGKKELVGEYGRGDLIGVVEALTRQPRATTVHAVRDTELVKLPEGTLNNIKRRYPQVVTRLIHLLGQKILGNLQQPRGPFSGSALGLPSMPSSPDVTNPASNLSTVAVLPVCDEVPINAFNLELSHALSAIGPTLLLTSDIIKERLGASALDSIHEYRLSGWLAQQEDINRIVLYQTDSTMTPWTQRCIRQADCILIVGLGDQEPTLGQLEQMLENTAVRALKQLVLLHREDGPGPSRTVEWLNMRSWCSGHLHLKCPRRVFSRRSPSRLREMYEKVFEKTADRHSDFSRLARVLTGNSIALVLGGGGARGCSHVGVIKAMEEAGIPIDLVGGTSIGSFIGALYAEERSAVRVKQRAREWSKAMNSVFKTVLDLTYPITSMFSGSAFNTSISNVFEDKQVEDLWLPYFNVTTDITASSMRVHKDGCVWRYVRASASYTPYLPPLCDPKDGHLLVDGCYVNNVPADIARNIGAKTVIAIDVGSQDETDLCNYGDSLSGWWLLWKRINPWAEKVKVPDMAEIQSRLAYVSCVRQLEVVKKSGYCEYIRPPIDRFKTMDFGKFDEIYEIGYQHGKLLFTGWARGDIIENMLKDHRSADYTDSKKTDSCTCPSADFTDLAEIVSRIEPVQSYVAADAEESDGLTEYEEDGMDTVREEEGEEEEDEADDPEDHSPGDWGANDIFQSDEEKSVRQRRKNPSESNTCSELSDC; from the exons ATGTTGGCTGATTTGCATGTAACGGCATGTTGCATGATGCCCCGTGCCTtaccgtgtgtgtgtcttgcagCGCTAGTTGTTCATGGACCAGTTGTGTGCAGTACCACTGTTAAAATGGGACAGGGCACCTCGGGACCAGAGTCCCAAGAACCATCAGAG caGGAGGGATTTGCAAATAGAAAGACATTTGTGGAGGACCAGCTTCAGACCAGCATG ATGGTGGGAATAGTGCTTGGTGCTGGCATCGCCATCGTCCTCATCGCCACCTTCATCTTCTTTGTGCTGCGCAGGATTCACCTTCGGA ACCTCGCGGCTCAAGAAGCCCCCAAATACCGCTTCCGCAAGAGAGACAAAGTTTTATTCTATGGCAGGAAGATCATGAGGAAAGTCTCTCAGTCCACCTCGTCTCTAGTCGGAACGTCATCGTCGTCTTCCTCCCGTCCGAGACTGAAGAAGAAACAGAAGATGCTCAACATTGCCAAAAA GATCCTGCGCTTTAAGAAGGAGGTGCCCACCCTGCAGATGAAGGAGCCTCCTCCCTCAGTGCTAGAGGCTGATCTGACGGAGTTTGATGTTGCCAACTCGCACCTACCCTCAGAAGTGCTCTACATGCTGAAGAACGTGCG tgtattaGGCCACTTTGAGAAGCCATTGTTTCTGGAGCTGTGTAAGCACATGGTGTTCCTGCAGTTCCAGCAGGGCGAGTATGTCTTCAGACCCGCACAACCGGACAGCAGCATCTATGTAGTGCAGGACGGCAAACTGGAGCTCTGTCTTACTGgtcag gaTGGGAAGGATGGAGTGGTTAAAGAGGTTTTTCCAGGAGATTCGGTTCATAGTCTACTGAGCATTCTTGATGTCATCACA GGTCACCAGAGGCCGTATCGGACGGTGTCTGCCAGAGCTGCAGAGGTGTCCACAGTCCTGCGTCTGCCTGTCGAGGCTTTCCTGTCCATCTTTGAGAAGTATCCAGAGAGTTTAGTGCGTGTGGtgcag aTCATCATGGTGAGGCTGCAGAGAGTGACTGTCCTGGCTTTACACAACTACCTAGGCCTCACTAATGAGCTCTTCTGTCAT ATGTTCTTTTCGCAGGAGATGCAGCCGCTGCGCTTACCCGTGCTCTCTCCACACGCCAACCGCACCAGCCCTGTACGCCACAGCAAACGCTTCAGCAGCCTCACTGTGCCCGAGGAGCAGCGGGAGGCCGCCGTCCGAGACGCCAATG CAGTGGATCATGGGAAGGAAGGCAGCACCATCCCGACCCTGAGCAGGGCTATCTCCATGCCTGTGGACATTGCTG GCATGCAAAAGGGCCTGCGTTCAGATTTCGACATGGCATATGAGAGGGGCCGGATTTCTGTGTCTGCCGAGGATGGAACACCCACAGCACCCACGTTTACACgg gagcaGCGAGAGAGAAGAGTAACAGTAGATGAGGTGCCGTCGGGCGTGTACCTGTACCCCGAGGAGGAAGTGAGCACAGAGAACGTTTACGGCCCGTTGCCAGGACGATCCAGCGCCACCCTGTTCGAGGAGGCTCAGAAGGAGTTTCTGAAACTAATGAAAATCGAG GACGCTGCACTGCTGAATGGACGAGTGACCTTGCATCATGCCAAAGCAGGCGCTGTCCTGGCCAGACAGGGAGACCAG GACGTGAGTCTTCATTTCGTGTTGTCCGGCTGCCTGCACGTGTATCAGCGTATGATTGACAAGCAGGAGGACGTGTGCCTGTTCGTGACGCAGCCGGGTGAGATGGTGGGTCAGCTGGCCGTACTGACCGGAGAGCCGCTCATCTTCACCGTCCGCGCGCTCCGCGACTGCACCTTCCTCAGGATCTCCAAATCTGATTTCTATGA GATCATGAGGGAGCAGCCCAGTGTGGTCCTGAGTGCAGCTCACACTGTGGCCATGCGTATGTCTCCATTTGTAAGGCAGATGGACTTCGCCATCGACTGGATGGCTGTGGAGGCCGGACGTGCTCTCTACAG gCAGGACGATCAGTCTGATTGTACCTACATCGTGCTGAACGGTCGTCTGCGCTCCGTCATCCGGAAGGCGAACGGAAAGAAGGAGCTGGTAGGGGAGTACGGTAGAGGAGATCTCATCGGGGTG GTCGAGGCTTTGACCAGGCAGCCACGGGCAACAACGGTTCACGCAGTCCGAGACACGGAACTGGTGAAACTTCCAGAAGGAACACTAAACAACATTAAGAGACGTTATCCTCAG GTTGTTACTCGGCTGATCCATTTGTTGGGCCAGAAGATCCTAGGAAACCTTCAGCAGCCCCGTGGACCTTTCTCAG GTTCAGCTCTGGGTTTGCCCAGCATGCCATCCAGCCCTGATGTCACCAACCCAGCCAGTAACCTCTCCACTGTGGCTGTGCTTCCTGTTTGCGACGAAGTGCCAATCAATGCCTTTAACCTGGAGCTCAGTCACGCTCTCAGTGCCATAG gaccCACTTTGCTTCTAACGAGTGATATTATCAAAGAGAGACTTGGAGCTTCTGCTTTAGATAG CATTCATGAGTACAGGTTATCAGGCTGGTTGGCCCAGCAGGAGGACATCAATCGTATAGTTCTGTATCAGACAGACAGCACGATGACTCCCTGGACCCAGCGCTGCATCAGACAAGCTGACTGCATCCTTATTGTTGGCCTCGGGGACCAGGAGCCCACTCTTGGACAG CTGGAGCAGATGTTGGAGAACACGGCAGTGCGGGCTCTGAAGCAGCTGGTCCTGCTGCACCGTGAAGACGGCCCAGGTCCCTCTAGAACCGTGGAGTGGCTGAACATGCGTAGCTGGTGTTCTGGTCATCTTCATCTCAAATGTCCGCGTAGAGTGTTCTCACGCAGGAGCCCCAGCAGACTG aggGAGATGTATGAGAAAGTGTTTGAGAAGACGGCAGACAGACACAGTGATTTTTCCCGTCTGGCCCGAGTCCTCACAGGAAACAGCATTGCTCTGgtactaggaggaggaggagctag GGGCTGCTCGCATGTGGGCGTGATCAAAGCCATGGAGGAGGCGGGGATTCCTATCGATTTAGTGGGTGGGACTTCTATCGGCTCTTTCATCGGTGCATTGTACGCGGAGGAGAGGAGTGCTGTTCGTGTGAAGCAGCGAGCGAGAGAGTGGTCAAAG GCGATGAACTCCGTGTTTAAAACTGTGCTAGATCTAACCTATCCCATCACCTCCATGTTCTCTGGCTCCGCCTTCAACACCAGCATTTCCAACGTGTTTGAAGACAAGCAAGTTGAG GACTTGTGGCTGCCTTATTTCAACGTGACCACCGACATCACAGCATCTTCAATGCGGGTACATAAAGATG GCTGTGTGTGGCGCTATGTTAGAGCCAGTGCCTCCTACACACCCTATTTACCTCCTCTCTGCGATCCCAAGGATGGCCACCTCCTCGTGGATGGTTGCTATGTAAACAATGTCCCAG CGGACATTGCACGCAATATCGGAGCCAAAACGGTCATCGCCATCGATGTGGGCAGCCAGGACGAAACCGACCTGTGTAACTATGGCGACAGCCTGTCTGGCTGGTGGTTGCTTTGGAAACGGATCAACCCGTGGGCGGAGAAAGTTAAG GTACCTGACATGGCTGAGATCCAGTCCCGACTGGCGTACGTGTCGTGCGTCCGGCAGCTGGAGGTGGTCAAAAAGAGTGGCTACTGCGAGTACATCCGGCCGCCCATCGACCGCTTCAAGACCATGGACTTTGGCAAATTTGACGAAATCTAT GAAATCGGCTACCAACACGGGAAACTGTTGTTTACCGGCTGGGCACGTGGTGACATCATAGAGAACATGCTGAAAGATCACCGCT